TATAATCCTGTTTTTGGAATGTTTATGGACGTTACTGTTGGTACTGCTGAAGAACTGAAACTGGATCTCTCTATATAATTTTTTTCCTAAAATTCTTTTGAACCGATCTTTTTCTTTGCCCATACGAGACTCTTTAATCATTCTTTTTTTCTGTTTTTCCTGTGAAAAGGATTCAACCAATTGGCCTACAGCTGGATGGTCGAAATCAACACCAGCGGCCCAAGGCCTTGATGAGGCAAAACTTTCTTCCCTTGACAAGGAGTTTGCTACAGGAAAACACGGTTATTTGGACGGAATGCTGGTCATTAGAAATGGTTACATTGTTTATTCAAAAAAATATGTTCAGGATTATGAAACTCCGTTCAAAGGCACCAATACAGCACCTGGTCAGTATAACTATTATGATCCTGATTGGCATCCTTACTATAAAGGAACTGAGCTTCATTCTATGCAATCTATCAGTAAGAGTGTTACCTCCGCGATCGTAGGAATCGCTATCGCAAGGGGAATTATTCCAGATGTAAATGTGAAGATGAGCGGTTACCTAGTTGAGTTTTCAACTTCCGATTCAAATCTCCAAAGACAAAATATGACTCTTGAAGATGTTCTCACCATGAGGACAGGTATCAAATGGGATGAATCGACAGTCTCTTATACAGATCCGGCCAACAGTTGTGCCGGCATGGAGCAGAGTCGGGATTGGGTACAGTTTGTTATGAATCAACCCATGGCTGCCGAGCCTGGTGATGTCTTTGTTTACAACAGCGGTGCTACCATGCTGCTGTCTCATATGATTCGTAAAACGACAGGACTAGAGGTAGATGAGTACGGTCAAAAATATCTTTTCGAACCTTTAGGTATTAAGGAATACTACTGGAAAAGAACTCCCAGAGGTCTTACTGACACAGAAGGGGGTCTCTATCTGAAACCTGAAGACTTGGCAAAGATTGGTTACCTTTTTCTCAAGGACGGTATTTGGGAAGGGCGCCGCATACTTCCGGAAGGTTGGGTCAAAGAATCAGTTACACCAAGGGTTAAGTTGGCATCTAGCAAGACACGCTACGGTTATAAGTGGTGGCTATTACCCTATAAAGAGGGAAAGTATGCCATCACAGGTCTCGGCTACGGAGGTCAGAGACTTATAATTATACCTGACAAAGAATTAATTGCAGTTTTTACAGGATGGAATATCTACGACACACCTTCTCTAAACGCTAACTATGCTCTCAACCGCTTACTCAAGGCTTTTGGCCCAGAGTCATAGCCGTTTTAGCATGAGTCTCAGAACAGTTTATAAATAGGCTCCGGCTACTTGCCGGTTGCATTAAACAATAGATTATCAGCCATAAATTGTCTTGAGAATTCAAAAGCAGCATCTCGTGCTTTGGGATTCCCTCCGAAAGTCGGTCCACGGTTGGCGCAAAATGCGAGGGCGATCTTTTGTCGAAGGGGTGTTATCATAGGTATATCGAAAAAATTCATGAGTACAGCACCGTCGGCCCGCATACGGAACCGGCAATCGGTCAGTATGTAACCATTATCCATCACTTCCGGCGGCTTTAGTCGGTCAAAAGAGTGGTGGGCATTGGGATAGACAGTGATGTTCGCATTAAAACCGGCGGCCTGCATTTCAGCGACCAGATCCTCACATGACGTTGCAGGAACCCAATTGTCCAATTCACCAATAAGGATATGGATTGGAACATCACTGAATTCAACAAATTCAAGATTGAGAATACAAGGAGGATAAATGGGTAAATGAGCCTTAAAGCTAAGGTGGGAAGTAATTGCATCTTTCAAAGGTTGCCAAGCGCTGAAAAGTGCCACAGAGCCGCCAAGACTCCACCCTGTAATGGCTATACGATCTGGATCAATGCGGGGATCGTTTGCCAGAACAGCCAATGCCTTATAAGCATCCAGAATCATCATGGCTGATGTTACTTCAACTTGTGTACCCACCGTAGATGTGATGTCACGACTGGCAAAACTTTTCAACTCAAAGGTTGCTATCCCCATATCACGGTACATTTGTAAATATTCAAGATGATGGTCAAACCATGCCAAACTGCCTGCCACACCTAAAACTAGGGGCAAA
The DNA window shown above is from Candidatus Neomarinimicrobiota bacterium and carries:
- a CDS encoding class C beta-lactamase-related serine hydrolase, with the translated sequence MPIRDSLIILFFCFSCEKDSTNWPTAGWSKSTPAAQGLDEAKLSSLDKEFATGKHGYLDGMLVIRNGYIVYSKKYVQDYETPFKGTNTAPGQYNYYDPDWHPYYKGTELHSMQSISKSVTSAIVGIAIARGIIPDVNVKMSGYLVEFSTSDSNLQRQNMTLEDVLTMRTGIKWDESTVSYTDPANSCAGMEQSRDWVQFVMNQPMAAEPGDVFVYNSGATMLLSHMIRKTTGLEVDEYGQKYLFEPLGIKEYYWKRTPRGLTDTEGGLYLKPEDLAKIGYLFLKDGIWEGRRILPEGWVKESVTPRVKLASSKTRYGYKWWLLPYKEGKYAITGLGYGGQRLIIIPDKELIAVFTGWNIYDTPSLNANYALNRLLKAFGPES